The genomic region AATAAATAATGTAACTAGATTATGGGACATGAAAATAAACCTGTGAGATCTGCTGCTTCTTTCATTCAACATTGTCGAACCCACTGCTCTGTTTGCATGTCCTATTCTCATTAACTCAATAACATCGGATGTTGAATTAACAGGATGCACCGTTGCATCAGGAACGACAAGCCCATTGGGTTGGCTGGCATTCATAATCTCTAACGTGTAGGAGTTAAAGGAAAAAGAGGATGTTCTTAATAAACTCCAATCCATTTGAAATATGTCATTGATTTGAGTGGATATACTATTATAAAATGTACAGATAACTAAGAGTGCATCGTGGATGATAAAAGGAAGTCCAACTAATTTTTGAGTTTCTACATATATGTTCACTTAAACTGAATCAACTTAACTACTCCATTGGATTCCAAATGTAGGTTGTTTTAGAGCTTATACTTCTTTAACTTACCCATCAATACATGGAAAAGTCATAAATATTGATAATAAATGGTTGACATTATTGGTCCATCATCAAAAATACTTTCATAATATAAGCTTTTCCATCAAAATAGTATATATTTTACTAAATTGCAAGtcaaagtcatattgaagaccTTGTCAATGTCCTAAACAACCTAAATTGAGAATTAGAGGGAATGCTTCATATCCAACTAGGCTCATCAGAAAAGTAATTAATACATGTAACAAACTAGGTTCATCAGAATTTATCATAAACCACTTGTAGAAAGTGTCGACATTGTTTGTGAATTCAATAAATGAAGGGGAAAAGGATATTTCTTCTCTGAACCATTGCTGCAAAGAAGATCACGGATTTGTTCATTGTATATCTCAATCATTTGAACATTTATTTCATACATGATGGTATCCCCACGATTATGTGAAATATGGAACAGATCATTCAGAGCTCTGTAATTGACACCCCATTCATTCTCTGTTGCATTTTCAGGTCCAGTCTGGGATAATTGCAGTAAGAAAAATACATTATAACTGAAAAGAAAAGATCCATTTAAAAAAAAGTATATTCAGATGAAGATATTTGTATCCAGTGCATCATACCATTGTGTATGTTTTCCCTGATCCAGTTTGACCATACGCAAAAATgcaaacattataaccatcaagaaCTGATCTAATAAGTGGTTCAATGTCCTTGAATACGTCATCTACAAAAGAGGAAAGGGAAGGGCAAGGGAAATGTGGTGCGCTAGCATTACAGATATACGATCCTTACTAGATACAATGAAGCTATCAATATCAAAAGCATAGGGATATTGCATATGTCAAATTCGTTCCTACCTTGAGAAGTAGTGGGGCCAAAAACTTTGTTGAATTTGAACGACTTGCTCCCCTCTTTTCCATGGCGTGTGGGATTTGCAATTATCAGATCCCCATTATCACCAACATATTTAATTGTAGTAGATTTCTGATCCTCCCCAGGAATAAAAGGCCTTATCCGGCAGTAGACTCTTATATTTCCTGGTCAAGAATAACAAAAAATCCAAAAAATCATATAGTTAAGAAGATTAAAATTTAAATAAAATGTTCTCTGTTTGACGAGTTACCTTTTAGTTCCTGAATCTCGTTGTAtaattttctattttcttctAAAGCAGCATGATAATTTTCAGAATCATTTATCAGTATGTTGAGACTTTGTCCTGCAGAGTTAATATAAATATGCAAGTTATAAAATGCAATTACCGTAAGTGTATGTAATGTAAAACAAAATAACATGCTACACTGAAGCATACCAAGGCCATTAAGTTCTTCAGACCATCTTCGCTGGCAGTTTTGGATTTCATGCCTAATGGAAACAGAAGATAACCTCAAATCCTGATAAGGAAGAAGCTTTAATTTCAATTTCTGACTTTATGATGTCTTAAAAGAAAGATTGAGGACCAAACGATAAGTTAACCAAACGCCACCTGGATGCTCTGTATTTGTAGACGTAAAACTTGATTCACCATGATTTCCTTCTTCTTCCAAGTATCCATTCTAGATTTTAATACTTCCTCTAGATCTGTTCTTTTCTTTATAGAATCTTCGAGCATGAGATCTACTTCTTTTATTCTATGTTCAAAGAATTTGCTTGCCTGCAAAGCACTACTCTCCAGTTCTTGAATATGTGTCTTATAAGATTCATGTGCTAACGAAAGCTCTTGCCTGAGTTTTGATATTATATTGGCACTATTTTCCTTGTCCTTTTGAAGCTTAAGAACCTCCTCCTTTGCAGATTCTAACTGGTTGTGGCTCTCTTCAAATAATGATTTTACAGCTTCCAATTTGCTCTTTAGTTTCATAATTGTAATATTACTGTCTTCTTTTTCCTTTATCATCCTAATGGTTTCATCATTATATGTAGTTGATTTATTCGCATATGCATTGGCTGATTGATCTCTTCCATCAATCTTCTCCTTCCTCGAGGTAACCATATCATCTTTCTCCTTAATCAGCAAAACCATTTCTTCCTTCTCTTTCATCAATCTAATTATATCTTCCTTATCTTTCAGCAGCCTAACCATATCTTCCTTATCCTTTGTCAATCTAGCTACATCTTCCTTCTGAGCCATCAAGCTTGACATATCTTTATCAACTAATCTTCTTTCTCCAATTTTGCTTTTGTTTATCTGAAGAATGAAAGTGTAGTAAAAAAATTGTCTATCTGAAGAATGGAAGTGAAGTAAGAAAACCCAATCATTCACACAAAGGACGCATAAGTTAATGAACAATTCTTGTGGTCCCTTTAAACTGAACTATCAATGCTTATTTGCTTACAAGATCTTCTACAGAACTAAGTCAATCAACAATTCCAGAGCAAACAGTAGCAAGAACTTGATTTAAATATATGCAGAATATAGTAATACAAAGAGGTATTTTTTTTTGGAAAAGAAACAAACCATCATCTGGAGCACATGATCTTCAGCAATCTGAAAATAATATAAGAAAAGGATATCCGTTATTAATGTTAGAAGGTTTTGTTTTTCTCGAAAGTGCAGAAGATTTATGCATAAAAGAGTCTAACAAAACTCATCATAATAGGTTTCAAATGAAAACTAGAACTTACATTTATTTTTCCATTTGCCGCACTTGAATTTATTTGCATTTGTCCACCTGTCCCACTTGCAAGTGCCTCTAGTACTCTTATCCTTGATTTATATTTCTCTTCACGTGCTCTGATAAGGCTATTTTGCTGCCATACAAGTAAGAGTTACAACAAGAATAATTTGAAAAATAAGTATAAAATAGCATTCCTTACATTTCTTATGTGTTCTGCTTGAGTAGAAATGCGGCGTTCAATCTCCATTATTACCTTTCTCAACAAGCAAGCGATATTCTGTGCAAAGAATGCTATCTTTTTATCCAAGGGGATGAAAGAAGTATAAAACAAAAATGTACCAAAGTTCTCATGTATGAAAAGAAACAACTAACTGTATTGCTTTTGAGTAGCCTACATAAGGAATTTCTCCATTCTCATTTTCAATGATCCGATCAAGGATGGCATTCACAAAACTCAAAAGTGACTGAGTAGGGGCATTCTGTAAAATTGGTTCCACATGATGCAAAGAATAAAAAGATCAGAATTTGGGCTGACATTATCTCACGCACATTTCAGAAAGAATCACTATATTCCACTTACATCCAAGTTGGTGGATTTCATTATCTCCAAAACTTTAGAAATAGGCATGTCAGAGTAAATTCCTTGTCTCAGATGGAAGACTTCATGAAAATTATGTCGAGTGTGCCTTGAAATAGAAGATAGTTCAGGCATTGATATCGGAGATGATGGCTCTACAATAGGAAAAGATGTTTTAACTGATAAGCTAACCTCCTTCACATCATAACCTTCGTAACTACAGTTTTCACTGATAAATATGATTTGTTTGACATTTCATATTGCAAAACAAATAGAATAGCTATGCTCTGCTCTCTCTGTTTCCCTCTGTGTTACTGCTGAAAGCTTGACATGTACTGTAAAAACTTCTTCTCACCTGACGTAGCTGGACTTCTGGAGACCTTTGGTATGCTCCCTTCACCCTTTTCTCTAGACTGACAATTTTGAGTACAGCAGCCGTTCACCCTTATGGGAAACTCCATGTTGTGCATCCTACTTTTTGCTTCAAGGCTACAATGCAAGCCTTCCCCAACATTGGAACCAAACAGACCCCTCAGTGCAAGAAGACAGACTATGACAGCTAACATTGGGCCCTGGATCAATGCCAGCCAAATAAGATCAGGTAGATAATTTTTTCTATTGTAGAAAGAGCTGCAGACACCAGGAATGTTCCACGGTAGTATTGCATAAGTGACAATTATTGTCAGAACATCAACACCTCCATACTACTCGAATTTGGCACTACAGTGGAACATGGCTGACGTCCATATTCAGATATTATAAATTTAATAACCAGAACATCATCATAATACTTGAATGTGACATCACACTGGAACGTGGCTGATGCTCATATTCAGATATTTAAAAAAGACATAATTGAAGTAATTTCCACAAGCTACCGAGTTAACATTAATTTTGTTACCATGAATTGGGTTCAATTGAAATTATTAAAGGAAAATGTATCAAACATTGGAACGTACAGTGCATGCAAACCATTTGGACAGCAATGGCATGCATTGTATTATATGTTAGTCGAGTAGTGGAGTCACATCTCATATGTTTGGCGGAAAAAAAATTCTGGTTGAGATTGAGACTTGGATGTTAGCATCAGCTGCATCCAGCATCCAGTAGCAGTTAAAGCAGAAAATATCGAGGTTAACGTTGCCAATCGTCAAACTGAACAATGGCAAGCATCAACCACCTACAGCGAAAGCAGAGTCCGAGCTTCTTCGATTTGAAACTGTAACACGCTGCAATCACGTGTAATATCCCTGTCCACCCTGAATTAACAGACGATTTTCCAAAATGTTACTACTGTACTATCATACTCTCTCTTTAAGTCTCAAGTCATAGCTAAACCCAACCGAAATTTTTCGGCCCCTGTTATATATGGAAAAACTGCTGCTGAACGGAAGTAGTTGGTGGTCCACGGGAGAATACCGTACCCTGTCATGGTCAGAGGCGGCAAAGCTGGGAAGGCCCAGGCGCTCCATTGCCGCGACGAACCTCTCGACATCactccccgccgccgccgccgctgaggCTCCGCCCTGCAGTTGCGATGACGTACGATCACGGGCGAACAACAAACCCAAATGAAGCCCCCCGCGCGCGCGTTAGTACTATGGTGCGATCGAGGACCTACCTGGTTGGACGTAGAAGCACATCCGAGCCTGCGTAGCGCTGCGCCGAGGATCACGCCATCGGCGAGAAAGGACCGTAGGTCGTCGTCGGAC from Zea mays cultivar B73 chromosome 6, Zm-B73-REFERENCE-NAM-5.0, whole genome shotgun sequence harbors:
- the LOC541859 gene encoding kinesin-like protein KIN-14M isoform X3: MSATTTESPESPERRSDAVAWLRSLLAGSGLPLPPPHVSDDDLRSFLADGVILGAALRRLGCASTSNQGGASAAAAAGSDVERFVAAMERLGLPSFAASDHDRGPMLAVIVCLLALRGLFGSNVGEGLHCSLEAKSRMHNMEFPIRVNGCCTQNCQSREKGEGSIPKVSRSPATSEPSSPISMPELSSISRHTRHNFHEVFHLRQGIYSDMPISKVLEIMKSTNLDNAPTQSLLSFVNAILDRIIENENGEIPYNIACLLRKVIMEIERRISTQAEHIRNQNSLIRAREEKYKSRIRVLEALASGTGGQMQINSSAANGKINIAEDHVLQMMINKSKIGERRLVDKDMSSLMAQKEDVARLTKDKEDMVRLLKDKEDIIRLMKEKEEMVLLIKEKDDMVTSRKEKIDGRDQSANAYANKSTTYNDETIRMIKEKEDSNITIMKLKSKLEAVKSLFEESHNQLESAKEEVLKLQKDKENSANIISKLRQELSLAHESYKTHIQELESSALQASKFFEHRIKEVDLMLEDSIKKRTDLEEVLKSRMDTWKKKEIMVNQVLRLQIQSIQDLRLSSVSIRHEIQNCQRRWSEELNGLGQSLNILINDSENYHAALEENRKLYNEIQELKGNIRVYCRIRPFIPGEDQKSTTIKYVGDNGDLIIANPTRHGKEGSKSFKFNKVFGPTTSQDDVFKDIEPLIRSVLDGYNVCIFAYGQTGSGKTYTMTGPENATENEWGVNYRALNDLFHISHNRGDTIMYEINVQMIEIYNEQIRDLLCSNGSEKKLEIMNASQPNGLVVPDATVHPVNSTSDVIELMRIGHANRAVGSTMLNERSSRSHSIVTIHIRGVDLKTGATLCGALHLVDLAGSERVDRSSVTGNRLKEAQHINKSLSALGDVIFSLPQKNAHVPYRNSKLTQVLQSSLGGHAKTLMFVQINPDVSSYSETLSTLKFAERVSGVELGASKANKEGKDIREFMEQLSLLKHKMAKKDDEINRLQQLKTQTPRVRTAKRADSPLKHSSSSPGISNLGSKIQHRRTVSSGKAMSIASRAGSDTFSDTSDRHSESGSMQSVDDILPRRGIMGLPKLSIGEMGQNSADPELVCFDYADSEERLSDISDSGLSMGTETDVSVSSIVELTRFQEQENIPSTLKEQESARKIPNDQLENHNTNNICTKDVHDFEEMDISQV
- the LOC541859 gene encoding kinesin-like protein KIN-14M isoform X1, which gives rise to MSATTTESPESPERRSDAVAWLRSLLAGSGLPLPPPHVSDDDLRSFLADGVILGAALRRLGCASTSNQGGASAAAAAGSDVERFVAAMERLGLPSFAASDHDRGPMLAVIVCLLALRGLFGSNVGEGLHCSLEAKSRMHNMEFPIRVNGCCTQNCQSREKGEGSIPKVSRSPATSEPSSPISMPELSSISRHTRHNFHEVFHLRQGIYSDMPISKVLEIMKSTNLDNAPTQSLLSFVNAILDRIIENENGEIPYNIACLLRKVIMEIERRISTQAEHIRNQNSLIRAREEKYKSRIRVLEALASGTGGQMQINSSAANGKINIAEDHVLQMMINKSKIGERRLVDKDMSSLMAQKEDVARLTKDKEDMVRLLKDKEDIIRLMKEKEEMVLLIKEKDDMVTSRKEKIDGRDQSANAYANKSTTYNDETIRMIKEKEDSNITIMKLKSKLEAVKSLFEESHNQLESAKEEVLKLQKDKENSANIISKLRQELSLAHESYKTHIQELESSALQASKFFEHRIKEVDLMLEDSIKKRTDLEEVLKSRMDTWKKKEIMVNQVLRLQIQSIQDLRLSSVSIRHEIQNCQRRWSEELNGLGQSLNILINDSENYHAALEENRKLYNEIQELKGNIRVYCRIRPFIPGEDQKSTTIKYVGDNGDLIIANPTRHGKEGSKSFKFNKVFGPTTSQDDVFKDIEPLIRSVLDGYNVCIFAYGQTGSGKTYTMTGPENATENEWGVNYRALNDLFHISHNRGDTIMYEINVQMIEIYNEQIRDLLCSNGSEKKLEIMNASQPNGLVVPDATVHPVNSTSDVIELMRIGHANRAVGSTMLNERSSRSHSIVTIHIRGVDLKTGATLCGALHLVDLAGSERVDRSSVTGNRLKEAQHINKSLSALGDVIFSLPQKNAHVPYRNSKLTQVLQSSLGGHAKTLMFVQINPDVSSYSETLSTLKFAERVSGVELGASKANKEGKDIREFMEQLSLLKHKMAKKDDEINRLQQLKTQTPRVRTAKRADSPLKHSSSSPGISNLGSKIQHRRTVSSGKAMSIASRAGSDTFSDTSDRHSESGSMQSVDDILPRRGIMGLPKLSIGEMGQNSADPELVCFDYADSEERLSDISDSGLSMGTETDVSVSSIVELTRFQEQENIPSTLKEQESARKIPNDQLSKVATRVQKTTVPKLAQTSLWPKLRDPPALRSPATKLVDASRVTIGAATKDSTIS
- the LOC541859 gene encoding kinesin-like protein KIN-14M isoform X2, with product MSATTTESPESPERRSDAVAWLRSLLAGSGLPLPPPHVSDDDLRSFLADGVILGAALRRLGCASTSNQGGASAAAAAGSDVERFVAAMERLGLPSFAASDHDRGPMLAVIVCLLALRGLFGSNVGEGLHCSLEAKSRMHNMEFPIRVNGCCTQNCQSREKGEGSIPKVSRSPATSEPSSPISMPELSSISRHTRHNFHEVFHLRQGIYSDMPISKVLEIMKSTNLDNAPTQSLLSFVNAILDRIIENENGEIPYNIACLLRKVIMEIERRISTQAEHIRNQNSLIRAREEKYKSRIRVLEALASGTGGQMQINSSAANGKINIAEDHVLQMMINKSKIGERRLVDKDMSSLMAQKEDVARLTKDKEDMVRLLKDKEDIIRLMKEKEEMVLLIKEKDDMVTSRKEKIDGRDQSANAYANKSTTYNDETIRMIKEKEDSNITIMKLKSKLEAVKSLFEESHNQLESAKEEVLKLQKDKENSANIISKLRQELSLAHESYKTHIQELESSALQASKFFEHRIKEVDLMLEDSIKKRTDLEEVLKSRMDTWKKKEIMVNQVLRLQIQSIQDLRLSSVSIRHEIQNCQRRWSEELNGLGQSLNILINDSENYHAALEENRKLYNEIQELKGNIRVYCRIRPFIPGEDQKSTTIKYVGDNGDLIIANPTRHGKEGSKSFKFNKVFGPTTSQDDVFKDIEPLIRSVLDGYNVCIFAYGQTGSGKTYTMTGPENATENEWGVNYRALNDLFHISHNRGDTIMYEINVQMIEIYNEQIRDLLCSNGSEKKLEIMNASQPNGLVVPDATVHPVNSTSDVIELMRIGHANRAVGSTMLNERSSRSHSIVTIHIRGVDLKTGATLCGALHLVDLAGSERVDRSSVTGNRLKEAQHINKSLSALGDVIFSLPQKNAHVPYRNSKLTQVLQSSLGGHAKTLMFVQINPDVSSYSETLSTLKFAERVSGVELGASKANKEGKDIREFMEQLSLLKHKMAKKDDEINRLQQLKTQTPRVRTAKRADSPLKHSSSSPGISNLGSKIQHRRTVSSGKAMSIASRAGSDTFSDTSDRHSESGSMQSVDDILPRRGIMGLPKLSIGEMGQNSADPELVCFDYADSEERLSDISDSGLSMGTETDVSVSSIVELTRFQEQENIPSTLKEQESARKIPNDQLSKVATRVQKTTVPKLAQTSLWPKLRDPPALRSPGRITTQTISVPRTSMTSKRWT
- the LOC541859 gene encoding kinesin-like protein KIN-14M isoform X4 — encoded protein: MPISKVLEIMKSTNLDNAPTQSLLSFVNAILDRIIENENGEIPYNIACLLRKVIMEIERRISTQAEHIRNQNSLIRAREEKYKSRIRVLEALASGTGGQMQINSSAANGKINIAEDHVLQMMINKSKIGERRLVDKDMSSLMAQKEDVARLTKDKEDMVRLLKDKEDIIRLMKEKEEMVLLIKEKDDMVTSRKEKIDGRDQSANAYANKSTTYNDETIRMIKEKEDSNITIMKLKSKLEAVKSLFEESHNQLESAKEEVLKLQKDKENSANIISKLRQELSLAHESYKTHIQELESSALQASKFFEHRIKEVDLMLEDSIKKRTDLEEVLKSRMDTWKKKEIMVNQVLRLQIQSIQDLRLSSVSIRHEIQNCQRRWSEELNGLGQSLNILINDSENYHAALEENRKLYNEIQELKGNIRVYCRIRPFIPGEDQKSTTIKYVGDNGDLIIANPTRHGKEGSKSFKFNKVFGPTTSQDDVFKDIEPLIRSVLDGYNVCIFAYGQTGSGKTYTMTGPENATENEWGVNYRALNDLFHISHNRGDTIMYEINVQMIEIYNEQIRDLLCSNGSEKKLEIMNASQPNGLVVPDATVHPVNSTSDVIELMRIGHANRAVGSTMLNERSSRSHSIVTIHIRGVDLKTGATLCGALHLVDLAGSERVDRSSVTGNRLKEAQHINKSLSALGDVIFSLPQKNAHVPYRNSKLTQVLQSSLGGHAKTLMFVQINPDVSSYSETLSTLKFAERVSGVELGASKANKEGKDIREFMEQLSLLKHKMAKKDDEINRLQQLKTQTPRVRTAKRADSPLKHSSSSPGISNLGSKIQHRRTVSSGKAMSIASRAGSDTFSDTSDRHSESGSMQSVDDILPRRGIMGLPKLSIGEMGQNSADPELVCFDYADSEERLSDISDSGLSMGTETDVSVSSIVELTRFQEQENIPSTLKEQESARKIPNDQLSKVATRVQKTTVPKLAQTSLWPKLRDPPALRSPATKLVDASRVTIGAATKDSTIS
- the LOC541859 gene encoding kinesin-like protein KIN-14M isoform X5, with the protein product MSATTTESPESPERRSDAVAWLRSLLAGSGLPLPPPHVSDDDLRSFLADGVILGAALRRLGCASTSNQGGASAAAAAGSDVERFVAAMERLGLPSFAASDHDRGPMLAVIVCLLALRGLFGSNVGEGLHCSLEAKSRMHNMEFPIRVNGCCTQNCQSREKGEGSIPKVSRSPATSEPSSPISMPELSSISRHTRHNFHEVFHLRQGIYSDMPISKVLEIMKSTNLDNAPTQSLLSFVNAILDRIIENENGEIPYNIACLLRKVIMEIERRISTQAEHIRNQNSLIRAREEKYKSRIRVLEALASGTGGQMQINSSAANGKINIAEDHVLQMMINKSKIGERRLVDKDMSSLMAQKEDVARLTKDKEDMVRLLKDKEDIIRLMKEKEEMVLLIKEKDDMVTSRKEKIDGRDQSANAYANKSTTYNDETIRMIKEKEDSNITIMKLKSKLEAVKSLFEESHNQLESAKEEVLKLQKDKENSANIISKLRQELSLAHESYKTHIQELESSALQASKFFEHRIKEVDLMLEDSIKKRTDLEEVLKSRMDTWKKKEIMVNQVLRLQIQSIQDLRLSSVSIRHEIQNCQRRWSEELNGLGQSLNILINDSENYHAALEENRKLYNEIQELKGNIRVYCRIRPFIPGEDQKSTTIKYVGDNGDLIIANPTRHGKEGSKSFKFNKVFGPTTSQDDVFKDIEPLIRSVLDGYNVCIFAYGQTGSGKTYTMTGPENATENEWGVNYRALNDLFHISHNRGDTIMYEINVQMIEIYNEQIRDLLCSNGSEKKLEIMNASQPNGLVVPDATVHPVNSTSDVIELMRIGHANRAVGSTMLNERSSRSHSIVTIHIRGVDLKTGATLCGALHLVDLAGSERVDRSSVTGNRLKEAQHINKSLSALGDVIFSLPQKNAHVPYRNSKLTQVLQSSLGGHAKTLMFVQINPDVSSYSETLSTLKFAERVSGVELGASKANKEGKDIREFMEQGESQHKQYLYQGRP